A region of the Pseudarthrobacter phenanthrenivorans Sphe3 genome:
GGACACGATGCTCCCGCTGTGGTCAAAGATGATGGCCCGGGTGCTGGTGGTTCCCTGGTCGATGGCGATTACGTACTGGTTCATTGTTGACGTCCTTGTCTGGTTACGGGTTGTGCAGGGTTTTTAAGGAAGCTAGGCAGCGGCCGTGACGATGATGGGTACCAGGTTGGCGACGATGCCGCCCAGGGCACCGCCGACGAGCGGGCCCACCACGGGGATCCACGAGTAGCCCCAGTCGCTTGACCCCTTGCCCTTGATGGGCAGCAGGGCATGGGCGATGCGCGGACCAAGGTCACGGGCAGGGTTGATGGCGTAACCGGTGGGGCCGCCGAGGGAAACACCGATGCCGACGACGAGCAGTGCCACCGCCAGGGGACCCAGGCCCGATGGGGTTCCACCAAAGGTGAGGATCACGAACACCAGGACAAAGGTGCCGATGATTTCCGTGACCAGGTTCCACGGGGTGGAGCGGATGGCGGGACCGGTGGAGAAGACGCCGAGCTTGCTGGCAACTTCCGGCTCGGCGTCGAAGTGCTGCTTGTACGCGAGCCAGCAGGCCACGGCGCCCAGGAAAGCACCGAGCAGTTCACCGCCGAAGTACGTCAGCGTGGAGGCGAAATCCACCGGAACGTCCGGCGCGTATTCGTCCTTGCCATTGACCAGCAGCCCGAGCGTGACAGCCGGGTTAAGGTGCGCCCCTGACTTCGCGGCAACGTACACACCCGCAAAAACAGCAACACCCCAGCCCCAGGTGACCATCAGGAACCCGCCGCTGTTGCCTTTTGTACCCCTCAGGGCAACGTTGGCTACGACGCCGCAGCCCAGCAGGGTAAGCATTGCCGTTCCGAAGACTTCGGATAAGAAAACAATTCCAAGAGACATCTTTGACTCCTTTGTATTTTGTTGTAAGTCCTTCGCGGGTTGAAGGACCGTGGGCCGGGGCGGGTTGCCGCCCCGGCCTGCAGCCTGGTCCTAGGCGACCAGGCTGTGGGTTTCTACGCGGTGGAACCGCTGCAGCACATCCTGTGCGTGCTTGATCTCTGCTGCACGGGCTGCAGCATCCCATCCCAGGGGAACAGACAGCACGTCCGCCACCTCGTTGAGCAGTTCCCCCGTCACCAGACCCCTGAAGGCCAGTGAGGTCCTGCGGATGAGGACGTCCACCAGGTGCCCCACCTGTTCCTGCGCGGCCATGAACTCAAGCTCACGGACGCTCAGCTCGCGGGTGGAGCGCAGCGGCCGGTCAGGTTCGGCGTCGAGGTACTCAATGACTGCTTCGGCCCGGGTGCCGTACCTGGTGAGCAGGCCAGCGGTGCGGTCTGCATCGCGGCCGGCCGCCATGTGCGCCTTGATCCATTTCTGCACCCCGGCCTCGTCTGACGGGAACCCTGCCCCTCCGCCGATGGGGAGCTGGGCGGTGGAGACTTTCCGGGCCACGCCGATTTCGGCCAGGACATCGTTGGTCATGTGTTCGGCCAGGGCGCGGAAGGTGGTCCATTTGCCGCCGACCAGGCTGAGTACTACCGCACCGGCACCGTCCGTGCCTTTGGCGGGCCCGCGGCGCTCGATGCGGTAATCGCGGGAGACGAAGCCCGGATGGGTGGCATCATGCCGGGGCAGCGGCCGGACGCCGGAAAAGGTGTAGACGATCTGGTCATGGGTGACGGCGATGTCCGGAAAGACATGGCCGATCAGGTCGAAGAAGTACTCGATCTCCTCATCGGTGCAGACAGCATCCTCTGCCATATCCGCATCCACATCGGTGGTCCCGACCAGCACCCGGTCCCCCATGGGGTAGATCAGGACGATCCGGCCGTCGGTGTGTTCGAAAAAAATCTCCCGGCCGCGGCAGGCCTCAAGGAGCGCGGGGTGGTCCAGCACAATGTGGGACCCCTTGGTGCCGCCCATGAAAGAGGACGCAGTGCCCATCGCATCATTGGTGAGATCCACCCAGGCACCGGTGGTATTGACGATCACGTCGGCCGTGAAGTCGAATTCCTCGCCCGTCAATTCGTCCCGCAGCCTCACGGTGCTGCCCCTGCCGGTACCGGCGTTCGGTTCGGCTGTCATGGACTGCAGTGAGACGTAGTTGCTGGCACGGGCGGTGTTGCCCTGGGCGTTGCCGGCGCCGGCGTACCCGGCCTTTTCCCCGTCCTGGAGGACGTCCAGCGTGAGCCGCTCCGGATTGTGCACGGATGCGTCAAAGTAGGTGGCGGTGTACTTGACGTCGGGGCGGAGGCTGGGCAATTCTGCGCGGGCACTCTTGCCGCTGAGGAACTGGTGCCGCGGTACGCTGCCGCCGTCGCGGGAAAATGAGTCGTACAGGCTGAGGCCGGCCTTGATCAGGAAGGCGCCGCGTTCCTTGGGCTTGCCGTGCTGCTTGTGGGTCAGGAACCGCAGTGGTGCCGCGAGCACCCCGGAAAAGGTGCTGAAGATGGGGATGGTGGTCTGCAGCGGCTTAACGTAATGCGGGGCGATCCGCAGCAGCCGGTTGCGCTCCACCACTGATTCGCGGACCAGGCGGAACTCACCATTCTCGAGGTACCTGATGCCGCCGTGGATCATGTGGGAGGAGGCGCCGCTGGCCCCCTGGCAGTAATCGCCGCGTTCGACGAGTGCAACGTCCACACCCTGCAGGGCAAGGTCACGGAAAGTCCCCACCCCGTTGATGCCCCCGCCCACCACCAACACCTTCGCGTGGGGGCGGCGGCGCAGCTGGTGCACCGAACTGCGCTCAACGTCCGGCTTCGCCGCTGAAGCAGAATGTCGGTCGGTTAAATCCTTGGGTCCCAAAACGACTCCCTTGGGCTTTGTATGGTGCGGCCACCGCATCGGTGCGCCGCCGTTCTCCACTATTGTTTGGACTAATGGAAAATGGAGTCAAGGACTATGCACAAACGTGCAGACAGGAGGCGGGATGGATCCCACAAGGCACTCGGACGCGCTGCGAGCTGCACAAATGTACTATCTGCAGGATCTGACCATGGATGCCATTGCGCGCGAACTCAGGACCTCAAGATCGACTGTTTCCCGCTTGTTGTCCTCCGCCCGTGATTCCGGCCTGGTGCAGATACAAATCCGCAATCCCCTCGATACCGGGCCGGAGCTCGAGGGCATGATCCGCCGCCGCTTCGGGGTGGATGTGCACGTGGTGCCGGTGCTCGAAACCCTGAATGAAGCCGAAACCCTCGACCGCGTGGCGATGCAGGCAGCCCGGACCATTGGCCCGCTGGTGGACTCCAACGCCATCATCGGGGTGGCATGGGGATCAACCCTCAGCGCCGTCAGCCGGCACCTCACCCGCAAGATCACCCACGACAGTGTGGTGGTGCAGTTGAACGGCGCGGGCAACATGCACACCACGGGCATTACCTATGCCAGCGACATCATGCGGCGCTTCGGCAGCGCCTACGGTGCCCGGGTGGAACAGTTCCCGGTGCCTGCCTTTTTCGATCACGCAGCCACCAAAACGGCCATGTGGAATGAGCGCAGCGTGCAACGCATCCTGGAACTGCAGGCAAAGATGAGCATCGCCATCTTCGGCGTCGGATCGGTGGACGCGGACTACCCCAGCCACGTGTACGCCGGCGGATACCTCGACGAGGCCGACCTCAATATCCTTGCCAACTCCGACGTGGTGGGCGATGTCGCCACCGTCTTCTTCCGTGGGGACGGGTCCTCGGACGGGATCGTCCTGAACGAACGATCCACCGGTCCGGCCCTTGCGGAACTGCGCCAGGTCCGGCGGAGGATCTGCGTGGTCTCCGGTGTCTCCAAGATCAACGGGCTGCGCGGCGCGCTCGCAGCGAACCTGGCTACGGACCTCATCCTGGACGAGGCCACCGCGCGGCGCCTGGTGGATTTCGAAGGGCTGGCCACGGTGAGTGGGTAGAGTCGAGGCTATGAGAACCTCACCGCGGATCAGCCTGAACAACGGCGTGCTGATCGACCAGCTCGGCTTCGGGCTATACAAGGTCCCTGCCGCAGACGCGGAAGGCCTCGTGGCAATCGCGCTCGCCGCCGGCTACCGGCACTTCGACACAGCCGCCATGTACGGCAACGAAACCGGGGTGGCCCGCGGCATCAGTTCACAACTGGGCGGGGACACCGGCAGCGGCGGGTCCGGGGAACTGTTCCCGGCATTGTCCAGGGAAGACCTGTTCATCACCACGAAGGTCTGGAACGACCACCACGGCTACGACGCCACGCTGCGTGCATTTGATGACTCCATGGTCAATCTGGGGCTGGACTACGTGGACATGTACCTCATCCACTGGCCATGCGCCCAGCGGGGGCTCTTTCCGGAAACCTACCGGGCGCTGGAGACCCTTTACCGCGAAGGGAAGGTCCGCGCGATTGGAGTCAGCAACTTCCAGCCCGCCCACCTGGACCGGCTGCTGCAGACTGCCGAAGTGGTCCCGGCCGTCAACCAGATCGAGCTGCACCCCTGGCTCCAGCAGGCTGAACTCCGCACGCTCCACACCGGGCTGGGCATCCGGACCGAAGCGTGGAGCCCCCTGGGCCGCGGCCAGGTCCTCGCCGACCCCGTGGTCCACGCCTGCGCCGCTGAGCACCGAAAGACACCCGCCCAGGTGATCCTGCGCTGGCACATGCAGCTGGGGAACATCGCCATCCCCAAGGCAAGCTCCGAATCCCGCATCCGCGAAAACTTCCACATCTTCGACTTCGAGCTCTCGGACCGGGACATGGCGGCGATCGCCGGCCTTGACCGGGGGCAGCGCACCGGGTCCCACCCGGACCACGTCAGCTAGGCAGGACATGACAACAGCTAAGCCCGGATCCCCCGCGCCCGCCTACTTCAGCGCGGACCTTGCAGGACGTACGTCCGCTTCCGCCGTCACGCTCGACGGCGGCAGCGTCGCCTTTTGGACCTACGAGCCTGTGGCAGTCACTGCGGAAACACGCACCATCCTTGTGATCCATGGGTTCCGCGGCGACCACCACGGACTGCTGCGCGTGGCCGACCAGCTTCCCGAGATGCGGATCATCATGCCGGACCTTCCCGGCTTTGGGGACTCGGAGGCCTTCACGTCAGGCACGCATTCCGTGGAACGGTACGGCGCGTTCATTGTACGGTTCATGGCCGCCCTTGGCCTCGGTCCGGACACGGTGCTGCTGGGCCACTCCTTCGGCTCCATCATTGCCTCGCACTTCGTGGCCAGCCACCCCGGAGCCGTAAATCCGCTGATCCTGGTCAATCCCATTGCGGCCCCGGCGCTGGAAGGGCCCAAAGGCCTCATGACCAGGCTCGCGATCCTGTACTACCGGCTCTCCGCCCGACTCCCCCGGCCCGCGGGGCTGGCCCTGCTCCGAAGCCCGCTGATAGTACGGGTGATGAGCGAAACCATGGCAAAGACCGGAGACCGGGACCTCCGCCGCTTCATCCACGGGCAGCACCACGCCTACTTCAGCGCCTTCGCCAGCCGCGAGAGCCTCCTGGAATCGTTCACCGCATCCGTCAGCAGCCATGTTGCTGAGGTCGCCGCCAGACTGACCCTGCCCGTCCTGCTGATCGCCGGGGAAAAAGACGAGATCGCCACGCTCCCCGACCAGCGCCGCCTCGCCGCGCTGCTGCCGGACGGCGAACTCAAGGTGATTCCCGGCGTCGGACACCTGATCCACTACGAGACCCCGGAACCGGCAGCCACCTTCATCCGCAGCTTCCTTAAGGACCATCCCGCGTGAAGATCGTTATCGACGCACGTTTTACCCGGACCGACCACCACGACGGCATCAGCCGCTATGGGGCCAGCCTGATCGCGGCGACGGCCAAAATCGCCGACGTTTCCATGCTGGTTTCGGATCTCCGGCAACTGGCACTGCTGCCCGAGGTTCCCTACACACTGATCAGCAGTCCGTTGTCGCCCAGGGAACTGTTCGTGGCGCGCACGATCAATAAACTGGGCGCCGATGTTGTGGTGTGCCCCATGCAGACGACGGGCACCTGGGGCCGCCGGTACGGGCTGGTCCTCACCCTCCACGACCTCATCTATTACGAGCACCCGGAGCCGCCGGGCTTCCTGCCCGGACCGGTCCGGCTGCTGTGGCGGCTGTACCACAAGGCCTTCTGGCCGCAGCGGCTGCTCCTCAACCGCGCCGATACCGTGGCCACCATCAGCCGGACCACCGAAGCGCTGATCGCCAAGTACCGCCTGACCCGCCGTCCCGTGCGGATCATCAGCAACGCGCCGCAACCGGAGCAGGATCCCCGGGAGCCAGTCGCGGATGCGGGCCGTTCGTTGGTGTACATGGGTTCCTTCATGCCGTACAAGAACGTGGAAACCATGGTGGCGGGCATGGCCGGACTGCCGGGGTACACCCTCCACCTGCTCAGCCGCATCACTCCGCAGCGCCGCCAGGAGCTGGAGCGGCTGGTTCCGCCGGGGGCGGATGTGGTGTTCCATAACGGCGTCACGGACGAGGAGTACCACTCCTTCCTGCGTTCGGCCACGGCGCTGGTGAGCCTCTCCCGCGCCGAGGGCTACGGCCTGCCGCTCGTGGAAGCCATGGCGCTGGGCACCCCGGTGATTGCCAGCGACATTCCAATTTTCAGGGAAGTGGGCGGTGACGCGGCCCTGTATGTGGATCCTGCCTCTCCCGAACAGTTCGCCGGGGCGGTTGCCATCCTGCAGGACAGCGTCCGCTGGCAGGAGGCATCACGCCGTTCAGTGGCCCGGGCCGGGGAGTTCAGTTGGGACGAATCAGCCCGCCAGCTGGTGGAGGTTGCCCACGAAATCATGGTGCGGCGGCAGCGGTAGCCGGGCGCCGCCCGCCGGGCCTGCTCAGCTAGAGCACGTCCACACCATCCAGCCGGAGCTGGAATGGTTCGGTGGTCCTCTTTGCAGCCGCCGCGGCCCGGGCCACCCGCAGGACACGGGTAACGGCCGCCGCCTGGGCGTAGGGGAAGAAGACCAGGGTACGGACGTCCTCTGCAGGGCGGCGGGCTGAGGGCGGACCATGAAGCACCAGCGGCGCCGGCCCGGCCATCCGGACCGTGATGCCGGCAGCACGCAATTCCGCCTCCACGGCAGCCGTGTAATGTTCGACGGCGGCGCGCGGCCCGGTCACAGAGGCGATGCGCACCGCGGGGGGGAGCTGCAGCTCCACCCGCAGCGCCAGCTCCCGCTGGGCGTAACCGGCAGGGTCCCACCGGAGCAGGGCGCCAACGGACGCCGCGTCCGAGGCGGTCACCACCACCAGGCCGCCCTCGGATGCGGGACGGACCAGGGCAGCGGCGTTGAACCAGCGGCGGACCGTGTCCTCGCCGGCGCGAAGGCTTTCGCGCCGGAGCAGCGAGTCTCCGTCCAGGAGCAGGGCGGCGGCGTAACCCCCCGGGGCTACCGGTTCAGCGCCCACTGTGGCCACCACCAGAGCCTTGGCAGCGTCCACCTTCGCCCTCACCTGGTCTCCGGAGGACGTGATGACGGCCTTGCCGGGAAATGCCCGGCCGAGTTCCTCAGCCGTCCTGATCGCACCGGTGGCACCCTTGCGGAGCCGCCGGCCTCCGCAGCGGCCGCACTGCCATCCTGGTGCGGGAGTGGAGCACCACCGGCATTGGGGCATTGCTGAGGAGCCGCTGGCGCCGGACACGGCCAGGGGTCCCTGGCAGGTGCCGCAGCGCGCCGGTTCCCGGCAAGTCCCGCACGCAAGGGACGGCGCATATCCGGCGCGCGCAACCTGCACCAGGACCGGCCCGCGTTCCAGGCCCTCCTTGGCGGCCCGCCATGCGGCGCCGGGAAGCCGGGCTATCCGGGCCAGCGGATCCCGCTCCTGTTCGAAGCTGTCCGCTGTATTCACCACCCGTGGCACGGTCAACCGCACGTCGGGCCGGGCGGCCTCAACAGCCTGCGCCCATCCGGCTTCCACCAGCCGCTGGGACTCGGTGCTCCTGGCGTGCCCTGCAAGGAGGCAGGCCGTACCTTCCTGCCCGGCACGCAGGAGCAGGACATCGCGCGCATGGGCGTACGGGGCGCGTTGCTCAATATGGAGGTCATCGCCGTCGTCCCAGCAGGCCACCAGGCCCAGGTCCGTCACGGGGGCAAAAGCAGCCGACCGGGTGCCAATCGCCACCCTGGCACTCCCCGTGAGGAGGCGAAGGAAATTCCTGTACCGGGGGGTGGGACCATCGTCGGCCGTCAGGCGGGCAACAGCCTCCGGCGGCAACAGGGCATGCAAAGCCTCTTCGAGCCGGTCTAGGTCCCGGTAATCGGGCACCACCACCACCGCGCCACGCCCCGACGCATAGGTTGCCGCGACTGCCTCGGCCAGCAGCTGCGGCCAACCCCCCGGACCGAATCCCTGCAGCGGGTTCAGGACCGCCCTGGGGGCACCGCCGTCCGCAAGGTGGCGAAGGAAGGGCACGCCGTTATGGTAAAGCTGCCAGGCAGGGCCTGCCACGAACCCACCGACAGCGTCCGGCGCCGCTCCTGTACCGTCCGGATCTGCCTCCCCCGGCTGCAACAGCGTTTCCCCTGCTGGCTGCCCGGCAGGCTGTTCGCCGGTCGGCCCGGTAACCAGCTCCTTTTCCAGCCGTGCCACGCGGGGCGGAACGGCAACGCGAACAACATCGCTGACAGTCCCTGCGTAGCGGGCAGCAACCGAGGCAACCAGTTCGCGGACGGCGGGCGTGAGGACGGCGACCGGCGACACCACTT
Encoded here:
- a CDS encoding glycerol-3-phosphate dehydrogenase/oxidase; protein product: MRWPHHTKPKGVVLGPKDLTDRHSASAAKPDVERSSVHQLRRRPHAKVLVVGGGINGVGTFRDLALQGVDVALVERGDYCQGASGASSHMIHGGIRYLENGEFRLVRESVVERNRLLRIAPHYVKPLQTTIPIFSTFSGVLAAPLRFLTHKQHGKPKERGAFLIKAGLSLYDSFSRDGGSVPRHQFLSGKSARAELPSLRPDVKYTATYFDASVHNPERLTLDVLQDGEKAGYAGAGNAQGNTARASNYVSLQSMTAEPNAGTGRGSTVRLRDELTGEEFDFTADVIVNTTGAWVDLTNDAMGTASSFMGGTKGSHIVLDHPALLEACRGREIFFEHTDGRIVLIYPMGDRVLVGTTDVDADMAEDAVCTDEEIEYFFDLIGHVFPDIAVTHDQIVYTFSGVRPLPRHDATHPGFVSRDYRIERRGPAKGTDGAGAVVLSLVGGKWTTFRALAEHMTNDVLAEIGVARKVSTAQLPIGGGAGFPSDEAGVQKWIKAHMAAGRDADRTAGLLTRYGTRAEAVIEYLDAEPDRPLRSTRELSVRELEFMAAQEQVGHLVDVLIRRTSLAFRGLVTGELLNEVADVLSVPLGWDAAARAAEIKHAQDVLQRFHRVETHSLVA
- a CDS encoding aldo/keto reductase — translated: MRTSPRISLNNGVLIDQLGFGLYKVPAADAEGLVAIALAAGYRHFDTAAMYGNETGVARGISSQLGGDTGSGGSGELFPALSREDLFITTKVWNDHHGYDATLRAFDDSMVNLGLDYVDMYLIHWPCAQRGLFPETYRALETLYREGKVRAIGVSNFQPAHLDRLLQTAEVVPAVNQIELHPWLQQAELRTLHTGLGIRTEAWSPLGRGQVLADPVVHACAAEHRKTPAQVILRWHMQLGNIAIPKASSESRIRENFHIFDFELSDRDMAAIAGLDRGQRTGSHPDHVS
- a CDS encoding alpha/beta fold hydrolase, with amino-acid sequence MTTAKPGSPAPAYFSADLAGRTSASAVTLDGGSVAFWTYEPVAVTAETRTILVIHGFRGDHHGLLRVADQLPEMRIIMPDLPGFGDSEAFTSGTHSVERYGAFIVRFMAALGLGPDTVLLGHSFGSIIASHFVASHPGAVNPLILVNPIAAPALEGPKGLMTRLAILYYRLSARLPRPAGLALLRSPLIVRVMSETMAKTGDRDLRRFIHGQHHAYFSAFASRESLLESFTASVSSHVAEVAARLTLPVLLIAGEKDEIATLPDQRRLAALLPDGELKVIPGVGHLIHYETPEPAATFIRSFLKDHPA
- a CDS encoding primosomal protein N' produces the protein MIAIAEALQPSLLQGFPTAARPAGPQLAGHLPVAKVLVESSLPHLDRLFDYGVPEGLDEAAQPGVRVKVKFNGQELSGFLMERVAVSDAGQSLVPLAKVVSPVAVLTPAVRELVASVAARYAGTVSDVVRVAVPPRVARLEKELVTGPTGEQPAGQPAGETLLQPGEADPDGTGAAPDAVGGFVAGPAWQLYHNGVPFLRHLADGGAPRAVLNPLQGFGPGGWPQLLAEAVAATYASGRGAVVVVPDYRDLDRLEEALHALLPPEAVARLTADDGPTPRYRNFLRLLTGSARVAIGTRSAAFAPVTDLGLVACWDDGDDLHIEQRAPYAHARDVLLLRAGQEGTACLLAGHARSTESQRLVEAGWAQAVEAARPDVRLTVPRVVNTADSFEQERDPLARIARLPGAAWRAAKEGLERGPVLVQVARAGYAPSLACGTCREPARCGTCQGPLAVSGASGSSAMPQCRWCSTPAPGWQCGRCGGRRLRKGATGAIRTAEELGRAFPGKAVITSSGDQVRAKVDAAKALVVATVGAEPVAPGGYAAALLLDGDSLLRRESLRAGEDTVRRWFNAAALVRPASEGGLVVVTASDAASVGALLRWDPAGYAQRELALRVELQLPPAVRIASVTGPRAAVEHYTAAVEAELRAAGITVRMAGPAPLVLHGPPSARRPAEDVRTLVFFPYAQAAAVTRVLRVARAAAAAKRTTEPFQLRLDGVDVL
- a CDS encoding glycosyltransferase family 4 protein, producing the protein MKIVIDARFTRTDHHDGISRYGASLIAATAKIADVSMLVSDLRQLALLPEVPYTLISSPLSPRELFVARTINKLGADVVVCPMQTTGTWGRRYGLVLTLHDLIYYEHPEPPGFLPGPVRLLWRLYHKAFWPQRLLLNRADTVATISRTTEALIAKYRLTRRPVRIISNAPQPEQDPREPVADAGRSLVYMGSFMPYKNVETMVAGMAGLPGYTLHLLSRITPQRRQELERLVPPGADVVFHNGVTDEEYHSFLRSATALVSLSRAEGYGLPLVEAMALGTPVIASDIPIFREVGGDAALYVDPASPEQFAGAVAILQDSVRWQEASRRSVARAGEFSWDESARQLVEVAHEIMVRRQR
- a CDS encoding MIP/aquaporin family protein, which gives rise to MSLGIVFLSEVFGTAMLTLLGCGVVANVALRGTKGNSGGFLMVTWGWGVAVFAGVYVAAKSGAHLNPAVTLGLLVNGKDEYAPDVPVDFASTLTYFGGELLGAFLGAVACWLAYKQHFDAEPEVASKLGVFSTGPAIRSTPWNLVTEIIGTFVLVFVILTFGGTPSGLGPLAVALLVVGIGVSLGGPTGYAINPARDLGPRIAHALLPIKGKGSSDWGYSWIPVVGPLVGGALGGIVANLVPIIVTAAA
- a CDS encoding sugar-binding transcriptional regulator, with translation MDPTRHSDALRAAQMYYLQDLTMDAIARELRTSRSTVSRLLSSARDSGLVQIQIRNPLDTGPELEGMIRRRFGVDVHVVPVLETLNEAETLDRVAMQAARTIGPLVDSNAIIGVAWGSTLSAVSRHLTRKITHDSVVVQLNGAGNMHTTGITYASDIMRRFGSAYGARVEQFPVPAFFDHAATKTAMWNERSVQRILELQAKMSIAIFGVGSVDADYPSHVYAGGYLDEADLNILANSDVVGDVATVFFRGDGSSDGIVLNERSTGPALAELRQVRRRICVVSGVSKINGLRGALAANLATDLILDEATARRLVDFEGLATVSG